A genome region from Platichthys flesus chromosome 12, fPlaFle2.1, whole genome shotgun sequence includes the following:
- the ldb1a gene encoding LIM domain-binding protein 1-A isoform X3: MSVGGCACPGCSSKSFKLYSPKEPPNGGSFPPFHPGAMLDRDVGPTPMYPPSYMEPGMGRPTPYGNQTDYRIYELNKRLQNWTEDCDNLWWDAFTTEFFEDDAMLTITFCLEDGPKRYTIGRTLIPRYFRSIFEGGATELFYVLKHPKESFHSNFVSLDCDQCTMVTQNGKPMFTQVCVEGRLYLEFMFDDMMRIKTWHFSIRQHREVLPRSILAMHDPQMLDQLAKNITRCGLSNSTLNYLRLCVILEPMQELMSRHKTYSLSPRDCLKTCLFQKWQRMVAPPAEPARQAPNKRRKRKVSGGSTVSTGGGNNNSNSKKKSPANNFSLSNQDLVGTKTCTVPELEDRS, translated from the exons GCTGTTCGTCAAAGTCATTCAAGCTGTACTCTCCTAAGGAGCCCCCCAACGGCGGCAGCTTTCCCCCCTTCCACCCGGGCGCTATGCTTGACAGAGATGTGGG GCCAACACCCATGTACCCCCCGTCATACATGGAGCCTGGAATGGG GAGACCCACACCATACGGGAACCAGACAGACTACCGGATATATGAGCTGAACAAAAGATTACAGAACTGGACAGAG gACTGTGACAATCTCTGGTGGGATGCCTTCACCACAGAGTTCTTTGAGGACGACGCCATGCTCACCATCACTTTCTGTCTGGAAGATGGACCCAAACGATACA CCATTGGCAGGACGTTGATTCCACGCTACTTTCGAAGTATTTTTGAAGGGGGCGCCACTGAGTTGTTCTACGTTTTGAAGCATCCAAAGGAGTCGTTCCACAGTAACTTTGTCTCCCTCGACTGCGACCAGTGCACCATGGTGACTCAGAACGGCAAACCCATGTTCACGCAG GTTTGTGTGGAGGGTCGTCTGTACCTAGAGTTCATGTTTGATGACATGATGAGGATCAAGACGTGGCACTTCAGCATCAGACAACACAGAGAGGTCCTGCCAAGGAGCATCTTGGCCATGCAT GATCCGCAGATGCTCGATCAGCTGGCTAAGAATATCACCAGATGTGGGCTGTCCAACTCCACGCTCAACTACCTCCGT CTATGTGTGATATTGGAGCCTATGCAAGAGTTGATGTCCAGACATAAGACCTACAGCTTGAGCCCCAGAGACTGCCTGAAGACCTGCCTCTTCCAAAAGTGGCAACGAATGGTAGCCCCACCAG CTGAGCCAGCCCGACAAGCTCCAAACAAGCGGCGGAAAAGGAAGGTGTCCGGTGGAAGCACCGTGAGCACCGGCGgaggaaacaacaacagcaacagcaaaaaGAAGAGTCCAGCCAACAACTTCTCACTCTCCAACCAG gACCTGGTTGGAACAAAAACCTGTACAGTGCCGGAGCTTGAGGACCGGAGTTGA
- the ldb1a gene encoding LIM domain-binding protein 1-A isoform X1: MSVGGCACPGCSSKSFKLYSPKEPPNGGSFPPFHPGAMLDRDVGPTPMYPPSYMEPGMGRPTPYGNQTDYRIYELNKRLQNWTEDCDNLWWDAFTTEFFEDDAMLTITFCLEDGPKRYTIGRTLIPRYFRSIFEGGATELFYVLKHPKESFHSNFVSLDCDQCTMVTQNGKPMFTQVCVEGRLYLEFMFDDMMRIKTWHFSIRQHREVLPRSILAMHDPQMLDQLAKNITRCGLSNSTLNYLRLCVILEPMQELMSRHKTYSLSPRDCLKTCLFQKWQRMVAPPAEPARQAPNKRRKRKVSGGSTVSTGGGNNNSNSKKKSPANNFSLSNQDVMMVGEPTLMGGEFGDEDERLITRLENTQFDVANGLEDEDSFNSSPALGAHSPWNNKAPSSQESKNDNSQSSQ; the protein is encoded by the exons GCTGTTCGTCAAAGTCATTCAAGCTGTACTCTCCTAAGGAGCCCCCCAACGGCGGCAGCTTTCCCCCCTTCCACCCGGGCGCTATGCTTGACAGAGATGTGGG GCCAACACCCATGTACCCCCCGTCATACATGGAGCCTGGAATGGG GAGACCCACACCATACGGGAACCAGACAGACTACCGGATATATGAGCTGAACAAAAGATTACAGAACTGGACAGAG gACTGTGACAATCTCTGGTGGGATGCCTTCACCACAGAGTTCTTTGAGGACGACGCCATGCTCACCATCACTTTCTGTCTGGAAGATGGACCCAAACGATACA CCATTGGCAGGACGTTGATTCCACGCTACTTTCGAAGTATTTTTGAAGGGGGCGCCACTGAGTTGTTCTACGTTTTGAAGCATCCAAAGGAGTCGTTCCACAGTAACTTTGTCTCCCTCGACTGCGACCAGTGCACCATGGTGACTCAGAACGGCAAACCCATGTTCACGCAG GTTTGTGTGGAGGGTCGTCTGTACCTAGAGTTCATGTTTGATGACATGATGAGGATCAAGACGTGGCACTTCAGCATCAGACAACACAGAGAGGTCCTGCCAAGGAGCATCTTGGCCATGCAT GATCCGCAGATGCTCGATCAGCTGGCTAAGAATATCACCAGATGTGGGCTGTCCAACTCCACGCTCAACTACCTCCGT CTATGTGTGATATTGGAGCCTATGCAAGAGTTGATGTCCAGACATAAGACCTACAGCTTGAGCCCCAGAGACTGCCTGAAGACCTGCCTCTTCCAAAAGTGGCAACGAATGGTAGCCCCACCAG CTGAGCCAGCCCGACAAGCTCCAAACAAGCGGCGGAAAAGGAAGGTGTCCGGTGGAAGCACCGTGAGCACCGGCGgaggaaacaacaacagcaacagcaaaaaGAAGAGTCCAGCCAACAACTTCTCACTCTCCAACCAG GACGTGATGATGGTGGGAGAGCCCACTCTGATGGGAGGGGAGTTTGGTGACGAGGACGAGCGTCTGATCACGCGACTGGAGAACACGCAGTTCGATGTGGCGAATGGCCTGGAGGATGAGGACAGTTTCAACAGCTCGCCTGCACTGGGGGCACACTCACCCTGGAACAACAAGGCCCCCTCCAGTCAGGAGAGCAAGAACGACAACTCGCAGTCATCCCAGTAG
- the ldb1a gene encoding LIM domain-binding protein 1-A isoform X2, translated as MLDRDVGPTPMYPPSYMEPGMGRPTPYGNQTDYRIYELNKRLQNWTEDCDNLWWDAFTTEFFEDDAMLTITFCLEDGPKRYTIGRTLIPRYFRSIFEGGATELFYVLKHPKESFHSNFVSLDCDQCTMVTQNGKPMFTQVCVEGRLYLEFMFDDMMRIKTWHFSIRQHREVLPRSILAMHDPQMLDQLAKNITRCGLSNSTLNYLRLCVILEPMQELMSRHKTYSLSPRDCLKTCLFQKWQRMVAPPAEPARQAPNKRRKRKVSGGSTVSTGGGNNNSNSKKKSPANNFSLSNQDVMMVGEPTLMGGEFGDEDERLITRLENTQFDVANGLEDEDSFNSSPALGAHSPWNNKAPSSQESKNDNSQSSQ; from the exons ATGCTTGACAGAGATGTGGG GCCAACACCCATGTACCCCCCGTCATACATGGAGCCTGGAATGGG GAGACCCACACCATACGGGAACCAGACAGACTACCGGATATATGAGCTGAACAAAAGATTACAGAACTGGACAGAG gACTGTGACAATCTCTGGTGGGATGCCTTCACCACAGAGTTCTTTGAGGACGACGCCATGCTCACCATCACTTTCTGTCTGGAAGATGGACCCAAACGATACA CCATTGGCAGGACGTTGATTCCACGCTACTTTCGAAGTATTTTTGAAGGGGGCGCCACTGAGTTGTTCTACGTTTTGAAGCATCCAAAGGAGTCGTTCCACAGTAACTTTGTCTCCCTCGACTGCGACCAGTGCACCATGGTGACTCAGAACGGCAAACCCATGTTCACGCAG GTTTGTGTGGAGGGTCGTCTGTACCTAGAGTTCATGTTTGATGACATGATGAGGATCAAGACGTGGCACTTCAGCATCAGACAACACAGAGAGGTCCTGCCAAGGAGCATCTTGGCCATGCAT GATCCGCAGATGCTCGATCAGCTGGCTAAGAATATCACCAGATGTGGGCTGTCCAACTCCACGCTCAACTACCTCCGT CTATGTGTGATATTGGAGCCTATGCAAGAGTTGATGTCCAGACATAAGACCTACAGCTTGAGCCCCAGAGACTGCCTGAAGACCTGCCTCTTCCAAAAGTGGCAACGAATGGTAGCCCCACCAG CTGAGCCAGCCCGACAAGCTCCAAACAAGCGGCGGAAAAGGAAGGTGTCCGGTGGAAGCACCGTGAGCACCGGCGgaggaaacaacaacagcaacagcaaaaaGAAGAGTCCAGCCAACAACTTCTCACTCTCCAACCAG GACGTGATGATGGTGGGAGAGCCCACTCTGATGGGAGGGGAGTTTGGTGACGAGGACGAGCGTCTGATCACGCGACTGGAGAACACGCAGTTCGATGTGGCGAATGGCCTGGAGGATGAGGACAGTTTCAACAGCTCGCCTGCACTGGGGGCACACTCACCCTGGAACAACAAGGCCCCCTCCAGTCAGGAGAGCAAGAACGACAACTCGCAGTCATCCCAGTAG